The following are from one region of the Anomaloglossus baeobatrachus isolate aAnoBae1 chromosome 1, aAnoBae1.hap1, whole genome shotgun sequence genome:
- the LEPROTL1 gene encoding leptin receptor overlapping transcript-like 1, with amino-acid sequence MAGIKALISLSFGGAIGLMFLMLGCALPQYSQYLPLFVLFFYVLAPIPYCIARRVVDDTDAASNACKELAIFLTTGIVVSAFGLPIVFARANLIRWGACALVLTGNTVIFSTILGFFLVFGNNDDFSWQQW; translated from the exons ATGGCTGGTATCAAAG ctctgaTCAGCCTCTCATTTGGCGGAGCCATTGGACTGATGTTTCTGATGCtgggatgtgcgctgcctcagtaTAG TCAGTATCTGCCATTATTTGTCCTGTTCTTTTATGTGCTGGCACCGATTCCATACTGCATAGCAAGACGGGTGGTAGATGACACAGATGCTGCAAGTAACGCATGCAAGGAGCTGGCCATCTTCCTCACAACCGGCATCGTGGTCTCTGCTTTCGGACTCCCCATTGTCTTTGCCAGAGCAAACTTA ATTCGCTGGGGAGCATGTGCGCTTGTCCTGACGGGAAACACCGTCATCTTTTCTACCATTTTAGGCTTCTTCCTAGTGTTTGGCAACAATGATGATTTCAGTTGGCAGCAGTGGTGA
- the SARAF gene encoding store-operated calcium entry-associated regulatory factor has product MAGLLLLPVLAALHLSGVCGWNQHERVLLRDIQAITLYADRYTNGRRSAPVPQLKCIGGSAGCGAVVPQVVQCHNRGWDGIDVQWECKVDMENAYRFGKVEVSCEGFDYPEDPYILRGSCGLEYTLELTEEGRKRSQSGHGSTGFGSGFFQEKAGGWNSQHSSDGGSGVIVFVVILGLAYGVYKLFLSGPSNQQQQPYPENYGHEQQSYSQASAPPPPGFKSDFTGASSGFGNFGGASSFGTQAGQGPGFWTGLGTGGVLGYLFGNQRARTHHSPSSPYYNTWSGPSYSGPVHGSSQPSSGVRTASGFGGTKRR; this is encoded by the exons ATGGCGGGGCTGCTGCTTCTCCCGGTACTGGCTGCACTGCACCTGTCCGGGGTCTGTGGATGGAACCAGCACG AGCGAGTTTTGCTCAGGGATATCCAGGCGATCACATTGTATGCCGACAGATACACTAATGGACGCCGGTCAGCTCCTGTCCCACAGCTGAAGTGTATTGGAGGTAGTGCTGGGTGTGGTGCCGTGGTACCGCAGGTGGTGCAGTGTCACAACAGAGGATGGGATGGCATCGATGTCCAG TGGGAATGCAAGGTTGATATGGAGAACGCTTACAGATTTGGGAAAGTAGAGGTGAGCTGCGAGGGCTTTGATTACCCTGAAGACCCCTACATCCTGCGTGGCTCCTGTGGCCTTGAGTACaccctggagctcacagaggaaggACGGAAGAGATCTCAAAGTGGCCACGGTTCTACAGGATTTGGCTCTGGATTTTTCCAGGAGAAAGCAGGTGGCTGGAATAGTCAGCATTCCTCTGATGGTGGCAGTGGGGTCATAGTCTTTGTGGTCATCCTGGGCCTGGCGTATGGTGTATACAAGTTATTTCTGAGCGGGCCTTCTAACCAGCAGCAGCAACCTTACCCGGAGAATTATGGCCACGAGCAACAAAGCTACAGCCAGGCCAGCGCACCTCCGCCCCCAGGCTTCAAATCAGACTTCACTG GTGCTTCATCAGGATTTGGTAACTTTGGAGGTGCATCATCCTTTGGCACACAAGCAGGTCAAGGTCCTGGCTTTTGGACTGGTTTGGGAACTGGTGGTGTACTTGGCTACCTGTTTGGCAATCAGAG AGCTAGAACACACCATTCTCCAAGCTCACCATATTACAACACATGGAGTGGACCTTCTTATTCAGGACCTGTTCATGGCAGCTCTCAGCCAAGTTCTGGTGTCAGAACAGCCTCAG GTTTCGGAGGTACAAAGAGAAGATAA